The Persephonella sp. KM09-Lau-8 nucleotide sequence TGAGCAAATCAAAGCTCAAATTGAAACAACAACATCTGAGTATGACAAAGAAAAACTCCAAGAAAGACTTGCTAAACTTGCTGGTGGAGTAGCTATCATAAAAGTTGGAGCTGCTACAGAAGCAGAACTCAAAGAGAAAAAAGACAGGGTTGATGACGCTGTTCACGCTACAAAAGCTGCTGTTGAAGAAGGAATTGTTCCAGGTGGTGGAGTAGCACTTCTCAGAGCTGCGAAAGCACTCTGTGAACTTAAAGATGAAAACCCAGACAAACAATGGGGAATTGATATAATCAGAAAAGCTGCTCAAGTTCCATTAAAACAAATTGCCAACAACGCAGGATTTGAAGGCTCTGTTGTTATAGAAAAAGTTAAAGCAAATGACAATATAAACTATGGTTTCAACGCAGCTACAGGCGAATATGTAGACATGATTGAAGCTGGTATCATAGACCCAACAAAAGTTGTAAGAACAGCTATCCAGAACGCTGCATCTGTAGCTGGAACAATGCTTACAGCTGAGGCACTTGTTGCTGAAATACCAGAAAAAGAAGAGAAAAACCCAGCAGCAGGAATGGAAGGAATGGGAGATATGGGCTTCTAAAAAAGCCCTTAATATAAAAAATTTTCCAAGCCCCCATTACGGGGGCTTTTTTTTTGCACAAATTCAGGTCAAAAATTACCCTTTTGCCCAATCTCAGTGCAAAATTCTCAGTAATATCAATTAATAAAAATCAAGAAATATCAACAACTTATCCTCAATAAATTTTTGGCATGCTTTTTTAATTTAAACATTCCTGAACAAAAAATAGGAGGTCTGGTTATGAAAAAAATTGAGGCTATTATCAAGCCTTTTAAGCTGGATGAAGTCAAAGAGGCTATCTCAGAACTTGGAAATTTCGGTATCACAGTTACAGAAGTAAAAGGATTTGGAAGACAGAAAGGGCATACTGAACTTTATAGGGGTGCTGAATATGTAATTGATTTTCTTCCAAAAATCAAAATTGAGATTGTTGCTGAAGATGAGATGGTTGAAAAACTTGTTGAAGCCATAACAAATGCAGCAAGAACAGGAAAAGTAGGTGATGGAAAAATATTTATCCTTCCTGTTGAAGATGCTGTGAGAATAAGAACAGGAGAAAGAGGCGTAGAAGCCCTTTAAAAAATAAATAAAAATCAGGAGGTTACAGTATGAGAATTAAATCTTTATTATTTTGGGCTTTCTCCCTGCTGGTGCCGGCTATTTCCTTTGCAGATGAAGCAAAGTTAGATACCGGTGATACTGCCTGGATGATAACAGCAACAGCTTTTGTTGTTCTTATGACAGTGGGAGGACTTATCCTTTTTTATGGTGGAATGACAAGATACAAAAACATAGTTAACACTGTGATGATGGTTCTTATGGCTTATGCTCTTGCTATAGTTGTATGGTTTTTATGGGGTTATTCTATAGCTTTTACAGATGGTTATGGAGCTCTGGATGCGATAGCTGGAGGCTTTAGTAAATTCTTAATGAATGGAGTTGATTATAAAGCATTAAGCGGAACATATCCTGAATGGGTATTTGCAACCTTCCAATCAACATTCGCAGCTATCACAATAGCTCTTGCTTCTGGAGCTGTTATAGAAAGAATGAAATTTTCCACATGGCTTGTTTTTGTAGTTCTCTGGATTACTTTTGTTTACGCACCAATTGCCCATGTTGTATGGGGTGGAGGTTTCCTTTTTGATGCAGGAGCTTTAGATTTCGCTGGTGGAACTGTTGTTCACATAAACGCAGGGGTAACAGGTCTGGTTTTAGCACTTCTCCTTGGAAAAAGAAAAGATTACAAAAAAACGGCAATCTTACCATCTTCAGTTGTTTTAACTGCCCTTGGTGCAGGTCTTCTGTGGTTTGGATGGTTCGGATTTAACGCAGGTTCTGCTTTCGGTGCAAACGAGGTTGCAGGTGTTGCTCTTCTTACAACAAATCTTGCAACAGCAGCGGCAGTTATTTCATGGGTATTAATAGAATGGATTACAGCTAAAAAACCAACACTTCTTGGTGCTGCTTCAGGTGCTATTGCAGGTCTGGTAGCTATTACTCCTGCTGCAGGTTTTGTTAATGCTGCAGGGGCACTTGTAATTGGATTTATAGCAGGTATAGTTGGATGGTTCGGTGTTTACGTTCTTAAGAAAGCCCTCGGATATGATGACTCCCTTGATGCTTTTGGGGTTCATGGACTTGCAGGAATATGGGGGGCTATAGCAACTGGATTTTTTGCACTTCAGCCTCTTGCATGGGACGGTTCTCCTCTTCAAAATGGAGATAGAATGGGTCAAATCATGGTTCAGGTGGAATCTGTTTTATTCACAATAGTATTCACAGCAATTATGACAGCAATTCTCTACTTTATATCTTCTGCTGTAACTGGTGGTGCCAGAGTTGATGAAGAAACAGAAACAATGGGGCTTGATGAAGCAACACATGGAGAGAGAGGATTTAATTTATAAACATTATGGGGCTTTAAAAGCCCCATTTTTGCTATTTAGATTAAAAATGTGCTAATATTGGCTAATAAAAACTTTAAGGAGGTTACGGAATGAAAAAAGCATTAGGTTTAGTGGCAGCAGGATTACTTGCAGCAGGTGCTGCACAGGCTGGAACTCTCACAGTTGCTAACTCTGATATTGAAATGACAGGAGGTGTAACAGCAGGTTATTTCTATGCAACAAATATTGGAAACACTAACAATGATTACTTCAGAGTTCCAAACTTTGCGATAGACCTTACATCTAAAGTAAATTCTGTGATTGGTTTTACAGCAAGCTTTGGTAGAACAGAGCAAGCAACAATTTTAGATCCTAAGGCCGGAGATAATGCAGAATTTGGAGTTGATTATGCATGGGTTAGCATAAGACCACTTGAAGGTCTAACTGTAGATGCTGGTTTACTAACAACAAATATAGGATATGAACTTTATCACACTTACGACAACAAAAACTATATTTTTGGTCTTGTATGGAACGCACAGCCTGTAACTTACCCAGGGGCAAGAGTTACTTACTCAGTAATGGACGGAATTGATGTTTATGCTGAATACAACCAGGATGGAAGAGATGCTTTTGCGTTAGGTTCTCTCGGTTCAATAGCAGGATTTAACTACGCTATTTCTTACTATGACTATGCTGCGTCCAAAAACCTTGTTGATGTAGTTCTTAGCACAGAAGTTGCCGGTATTGAACTTGGAACAAATATTGATTATCAGTGGTTGGACGATTCTGCTAAAACACCAGGAAATGATGACTCTGCTTATGGTATAGCGCTTTATGCATCTGCGAAAGTAGATGTTTTTGAAATTCCTGTGAGAATTGAGTATGTAAATGACGGAACAAGTGGAATATACAGTGTCGCAGGTGATGATGCATGGACGTTCACAATCACTCCAACATGGAAACCAACTAAAAACACATTCCTGAGAGCTGAGTTTTCCTATATTTCAACAGATAAAAAGGGATTCCCAGATGACGATGGGAATGACGATAAAAAAGATAACAGAACAGTTATGGGTGTAGAAGCTGGATTTGTATTCTAAATTTTGCAAAGGGGCGAAAGCCCCTTTTTTATTTAATGGAGAAGAATAATGGGACAGGCATATAATCCAGATGATTTCTTATGTCAGATGTGTGCTTATAAATCCTGCCTTCACAAAAATAATGGTAGAAATATAATCCGTCAAAAAATCCTTCAGATGAAAAAAAAGACATCCAATACTTCTGTGTCAATCAAAGAAGAAAAAATTTTTAATTTTTGCAAAAGTGCAGAAGAAGATAAATAATTCAATTTATTTCCTTTGAGTCAGCTTATGTTTGATTTCCAATCATTTCCTGAACTTGCTCTATTTTTTTAATTTCTGGCACAAATATTGCTATTTAAAATAATCAAAAAACTAAAGAAAATATATATTAGTTACGAAAATTAGAGAAATAACATATTAGAATAGACATATGAAATAAAATCTGGTATAAAATAAAATTATGAAAAAAATCATATTTAAGGAGGTTACAACATGAAAAAAGTATTAGGTTTAGCAGCAGCAGGATTACTTGCAGCAGGTGCTGCACAGGCTGGAACTCTTACAGTTGCTAATTCTGACATTGTTCTGTATGGTGGAGTATCTGCTTCTTTTGATTGGCAAAATACAGACCATTTAGCATCTCGTTTTGCTAATGATGGAAATAATGATAATTTCCACGTATCTACTTTTGCTATCGGTTTAATGAAGAAAGCTGATGCAAACAGCCCAATAGGATTCAATGCTGCATTTGCAAACTTTACCGTTCCAACATTGGTAGCAAGCGATAATGTTGCTTCAAATCTATTAGCTTGGGGTTCTCCATCTGGGGACTTCAAACCATGGCTTGCTTATGTAACAATTGCTCCAATAGAAGGTCTTTCAATTGATGCAGGACTTCTCTGGAACAAATTCGGTGAAGCTCCATTAACAATTCTTAACAGAAACTACACAAGAGGTATTCTTTTCACAGGGCACCCTGTAGCTTATGCTGGTGCAAGAGTTAATTATGATGCTGGAATTGCACAAGTATATGTTGGATACAACCAAGGTGGTGGTTTAAGACAAGGAAGTGGTCCTACTGTAGATCTTAACAATGATGGTAATGTAGGAACAACTGTAAATGTAAATACAGGATATAATATCTCAGATGCATTTGAGGCAGGAATTTCTTTCAACCTCTCAGATTTTGTAGGATTCGGCTCTAAAGTGGGATTACATACTTACAATGAAGCTGGAGGAAGAAACCTTTATGTTCTTTGCACAAGTGTTGATGCTGGTATTGTAAAAGCTGGAGTTGAAGTTGACTATACAAATTTAGATGATGCAGCTAAAATAAGAGGAGCTGATGATTCAGCATGGGGAGTAGCTCTTAACATAGATATAGATTTACTTGATGCTCAAATTGCTAATGTAACATTCCCAATTAGAATTGAGTATGTAGATAATGGAAGTTCTACAGATAATTTAGGTAGTAGAATTTATCTCACAGGTAAAAACTCTGCATGGTCTTTCACAATCACACCAACATGGAAACCAACTAAAAACACATTCGCGAGACTTGAAGCTGCTTACATTTCTACAGACAAAAAAGTATTCGAAGAAGATGATGGATCTCTCAAAGACAACAGAACAGTTTTAGCTTTCGAAGCTGGATTCCTCTTCTAAGGAAATCCTTCTATAAATCTTTTTCTCAAGCCCCCGTTAATGGGGGCTTTTTTATTTGCAAAATTTCCTTACATTCCATAAAATTAAAGTAAATTGCTATATTTAATAGAGGTAATTAATGAAAAAAATCCTCTTTCCCCTTTTCTTAGCTTTAAGTATATTAGGATTTCCCCATGCAGAAGATAAAAATGTAAGAATAACTAATGAAATGATTTATCAGAAACTCATAGATATAGATAAAAGACTAACTATCCTTGAAACACAGTTTAGAGATTTTAAAGAAGAAACCAACAAAAGATTTGAACAAATAGATAAGCGTTTTGAAGAATTACGAGGAAACATGAATGCTCGTTTTGAACAAATATTTACTTTCCTTTGGATAATTACAGGAATATTTACCACCTTAACTCTTGGAATTATAGGCTTTGCTTACTGGGACAGAAGAACAATTAAATATTCTTTAAAGGAAATCAGATGCTTGGAATAGAAAAACTACTTGAGAAAATTCTTCATAGACAGAATATTCCCAAGGAACAAAGGGAAGAATTTGATTTAGATATAAAAACCAAATATGTTCATGGGCTTTTATTCTACAACTCTTATTTTGACCATGTAGCAAAAGCCCTTGGGAAAGATACAGTCTGCCTTATTGTCGGAGGCTGGATAAGAGATAGATTATTAAACAGACCTATTAAAAATAAAGTTGATGTGGATTTTATTGTAACAACAGACCCATTTGAGATTGTTAAAAAACTGAAAAATATCCTTGGAAAAGGAAATATATTCTCTTTTGAAAAAGAAAAAGATGTGGCTACTATAATTTTCTATGAAGGGCAGACCCGCTATAGATTTGATTTTTCCTACATGGATATCTCCGATATTATGTCAAATCCACAGCTGGATTTTTATGATAAAGAAAAAGAAATCATAGAGCGGGTAAATCAGGATTTATTCCAGAGAGATTTTACAATTAATGCAATGGCAATTGTTTTTGATGATGCTTTAGGTATGGGTGCTTCTCAAACGGTTCTATTTGACCCATCCGGTGGTCTTGAAGACCTTCAGACAGGAATAATAAGGCCTGTTTCCTATGAAAACATACAAAAAGACCCTGTAAGAATATTCAGAGGTTTTAGAATTGCCCAGCAGCTTGATTTTGAGTTAGATAAAGAATATGAAAAATGGGTCAAGAAAAATAAGGAAATAGTTAAAAACTCCCCTGTTGAAAGAGTAAGAGATGAAATTTTAAAGATTTTTGAAGGAGAAGACAGCTACAAAACAATTGAAAAATTAATATCAGTCGGGGTATTCCAACAAATTGTTCCTGAAATAAATGAAATGGTAAAAATCAAAAATCAGGGAGAGTTCCATAAATATCCCTTATTGGAGCATTCTTTAAAAACTGTTGAGTATATGGAAGATTTTTTAAAAAAAAAGAATTATTAAAAAATAGTATCCATAAATCATTTTTAGAAAAATTAGGCAAGCAGGAATTCTTTACAGAGTTTAATGATATTTCCCTTTTGAAATTCACAGCCTTTTTCCATGATATAGGAAAGATATATACGGTAAAACAAAAATTCAAAGGTCATGATATAAAAGGCAAGGAAATCATTTTGAACTCTATAAATAAAGAATTATCTCTTGGAAAAAAAGCATCAGAATTTATTGGAAATCTTGTTGGTTCTCATCTGGAAATATTTAGATTGTTGGCTTTGAAAGAGTCAGACAACCTGACCAATAAGGATTTAAATTTTTTCTGGTTCAGGAATAAAAATTTAATTCCACATCTTTTTATCCTTGCCTATGCAGATGCTTATGCCACTTCTGAGAATGAAGAATATCTGAAAAAGCTTGAACTTTTTGTGATTTTCTTACAGGAGTATTATTTTGATATTTATACTAAAGAAGTCATAGAGCAACCTTTGTTAAATGGAAAAGAAATTATGGAAATTTTGAATATAAAACCTTCCCCAATTGTTGGAAAAATTAAAGAAGAACTGCAAAAAAAGCAGATAGAAGGAAAAATAAAAATTAAAGAGCAGGCAATAGAGTTTATAAAAGAACTATACTATAACACCGCCACCTAACAGTTTATCATCTGTATATATGGCAAGAATTTGCCCTGGTGCAAATTTAGGTTGTGGAGTTTTGAAATAAAATCTAAATTTATTTTTTTCTTTTTCTACTTTTTTTATTTTTACAGGTTTTTGTTTATATCTTCCCTGAACTAAAATTTCTTTTTCAAATAAAAAGTCTTCCGGAACAAACAAATTAAGATTTTCTGCTTCCACATAATCAGTTAAAAGTTTATCCTTTGTCCCTACAATCAATGAATTTGTTTTTATATCTTTGTCTAAGACATAAAGAGGCTCTTTCCATGCAACACCAAGCCCTCTTCTTTGACCTATAGTGTAATGGGATAAACCTTTATGCTTGCCAACTTTTTCTCCTGTATAAAGTAAAATATCTCCAGCAGTATTTATATTTAATCCAAGCTGGTCTATATATTCTCCTGGAGTTTTTCCGGCAGTGAAACATATTTCAAAACTTTCTGATTTTTGGGCTACAGGGATTTTGTATTTCTGGGCTATCTGTCTAACTTCTTCCTTTGTTTTGTCTGACAGAGGAAATATTAAGTAGTCTAAAACCTCTTTCTCCAGAAGTGCCATAAAGTAAGACTGGTCTTTTTTAACGTCTTTACCTCTTCTTATAACTTTGTGTCCTTCTATATCCGAAATTCCTAAATAATGCCCTGTGGCAAGATAATCAACCCCTAAAACTTCAACAGCATATTTCGCAAGAAGACCTGTTTTGACCTCACGATTACATATTGAACATGGGTTTGGAGTTTTTCCTTTTTTATATTCTTCTAAAAAGTAATTAATCACTTTTTTATGGAAAATATCTTCCCAGTCTAAAACATAATGCTCTATACCTAAATACTGGGATACTTTTTTGGCATCTTTAACATCCTGGGGAGAGCAGCATATCTGGGTATCTGTTTCACAGACTATAGATGATAACTTTAGAGTGATACCGATAACATCATACCCCTTTTCTTTAAGCAAGAGGGCGGATACTGATGAGTCCACCCCGCCACTTAATGCAACTGCAACTTTTTTCATTATGTTTGAATAAGTTCACCCATTTTGAATATAGGTAGGTAAAGAGCTATAAGAATTACACCTACAATTGTTCCTATGAATACAATGAGCAATGGCTCAATAGTTGAAATAAGACCCTCTACTGTTCTATCAACCTCGTCTTCAAAGAAATTTGCAATTGTATCAAGCATCTCATCAAGTCTACCTGTGTCTTCACCTACCCTTACCATGGCGATTAATATAGGCGGAAAAATTTTAGGATCAAGGGACTTGTATATTTCTTGCCCTTTTTCTACTTTATCTCTAGCTTCAAGTATTGCTTTTTCGATAACTACATTACCTGCAACAGATGCCGATATCTCAAGGGAACGCATTATAGGAACACCACCAGCAATAAGGGTTGCCAGGGTTCTTGCAAATTTAGCTATAGCTCCTTTTAAAAAAATATTTCCAAGGAGAGGAAGTTTAAGAAATAATCTATGATAGAACTCTTTACCAGCTCTTGTGCTGTAAATAAATTTATTAAGTATAACTAATCCAATAATTCCAACAATGATTAAAAGAATATTGTTTTTAACAAGATTACTTGCATCAATTAATAGTTGTGTAAGAAATGGAAGTTGTCCACCCATGCTTGCATACAGATTGGCAAATGTTGGAACAATAAAGGTTAAAATTCCCAATACTATAACTGTTGCAATAACAACAACCATTGCAGGATACCATGAAGCACTTATGATTTTTCTCTTAATTGCGGCAATTTTTTCGTAATATTGAGTTGCCCTTTGAAGAATAACATCCAGATTACCTGATTCTTCTGCAGCTTCTATCAGATTAACCAGAAATTCAGGAAAAACTTTTGGATGTTTGGCCATTGCTTTTGAAAGGGACATACCTGAAACAACGTCCTCTTTTACTTCATTTAATGCTTCCCTAAGCGTTTTGTTGGGCATTTGTTCTGCCAGTATTTCTAGAGCTTCTGCGATACCAACACCGGCGGCAATCATAGCTCCAAGCTGACGTGTAAATAAAGCAAGGTCTTTTTCTTTTACTTTTGGTTTGAATATATCAATATCCAGAGAGAATTTTTTTTGCGGAATTAATTGTAGTTTTATATCTTCAAATCCCTGTTTTTCCAGCTCTATTTGTGCTGCCCCTGCATCTGGAGCATAAATAACATCCTCCCTTTTGACACCATATTTATCCCGTGCTATATATTTAAACTTTGGCATTTATTTCCCCCTCTATTTAAGAGTTTTTAATAATCTTTCTAATTCTTGTGGTTCTGGAGATATCTTCATTCCATCTTCTTCTGTGATTAAACCTTCTTTTATTGCTCGAACTATAGATTGATTCATTGTTTGCATACCTGTTCCAACCTGACCGGACTGCATAAGACCATATATCTGATGAATTTTATTTTCTCTAATTAGATTTCTGATACCGGTTGTTGGTATCAAAACTTCATGTATAAGGACTCTTCCACCCCCGATTCTTGGTAGAAGCCTTTGTGATATTACACCCTGTAAAACAAAACTTAACTCTGTTCTAATCTGTTCCTGTTCATTTTCAGGGAAAACGTTGATAATACGGTTTATAGTCTGAATTGCTGTATTTGTGTGTAATGTTGCAAATACAAGGTGACCTGTCTCAGCAGCTGTAAGTGCAGCTCTGATTGTTTCTAAGTCTCTCATCTCACCAACCAGAATAACATCTGGGTCTTCCCTAAGGGCATATTTTAGTGCTATAGCGAAACTGGAAGTATCATTACCGACTTCTCTTTGGGCAACAAGTGATTTTTTATGTGGAAATAAATATTCTATTGGGTCCTCAATTGTGATTATATGGTAAGGATAGTTTGTGTTTATATAATCTATCATAGAAGCAAGGGTTGTTGTTTTACCTGAACCTGTAGGCCCTGTAACCAGAACCAGTCCCATACTCTTATGACATAAGCCTTTTACAGATGGTATAAGTCCAAGTTCTTCCATAGGTTTTATTTCATAAGGAATTCTTCTTAAAGCAGCAGCAACACTGCCTCTTTGTCTATAAACGTTTACCCTGAATCTACCGATTCCTTTTATTCCGATAGAAAAGTCAACCTCATTTTTTTCTTCAAAAGTCCGTCTTTGTTTTTCATTCATAATTGAATAAATAAATTTCTGGGTATCTTTTGGATACATTACAGGATATTCAGATAGGTAAGTTATTTTTCCATCAATCCTGATGGTTGGAGGAGCCCCTGCTGTAATATGTATATCTGTAGCATCTTTTTCTATTGCAACTCTTGCTATTTCGTCAATGGTGAATGCAAGTTTTTCTTGCTCCATAATAAATCTCCTTAAAAAATTTATTTAACTAAAACCCTTTCTACTTCTGCAATGTCTGTTATTCCTCTTTTTACTTTTAAAAGGGCGTTTTGATATAGGGTTCTCATTCCATTTTTAATCGCAAGTTCTTTAAGCTGTGTTGCATTGGCTCCAGATAAAATAGCTTTTCTGATATTATCGTCAATTTCCAGTATTTCATGAACTGCAGTTCTACCTCTATAACCTGTTTTGTTACAGCGTTCACAACCGCCTGGTTTATGGACGAAAAATGTTCCTTCTTCCACATCTTTTTCTGATAAACCAAGTCCTGTCCAGAATTCTTTAGGATAGTTAGCAGGTTGTTTACAATAATCACATAATTTTCGAACAAGTCTTTGAGCAATTATCATATTCACAGCTGTTCCCACAAGAAAGCTTTCAACTCCTATATCTATCAATCTTGTTATAGAAGATGGAGCATCGTTTGTGTGTAATGTAGAAAATACAAGGTGACCTGTTAATGCTGCCTTAATTGATATTTCAGCCGTTTCTCTATCCCTGATCTCACCTACCAGTATAATATCAGGATCCTGTCTGAGAAAAGATCTTAAAGCTTCTGCAAAAGTAAGTCCTATATGCTCTTTTATCTGAACCTGATTAATTCCAGGAATAGATACTTCCACAGGATCTTCTGCTGTTGATATATTTACATCATCTGTATTTCTTTCCATTAATGCAGTGTATAAAGTTGTTGTTTTACCTGAACCTGTTGGACCTGTTACTAAGACCATTCCCCATGGGCTATAAATAGCTTTTCTTATTTTTTCAAGGTCGTCAGGCTCAAAACCAAGGTCTTCTAACTTAAGCCCAAGATAAGACTGGGCATCCTGGATACGCATAACAACCTTTTCACCATAAACGGTAGGAATGATAGATACCCTTAAATCTATAGGTTTTCTGTCTATTTTTACTCTGATCCTACCATCCTGTGGTAACCTTTTTTCTGCAATATCAAGATTTGCCATTATTTTGTATCTGGCAACAAGAGCATCTTTTATGCTAACAGGAAGTTTTTGAACAGTCCTTAATATCCCATCGATCCTGTATCTGACCCTTAATTCTTTTTCAAATGGTTCTATATGGATATCAGATGCTCCCTGTCTCACGGCATTTACTATAAATAATCTGGAGGCCTTTACTATAGGAGCTTCTTCTGCTTCGGCTATTGCTTCATTTACGTTTATTTCTTCTTCATGTTGATATTCTTCCTCAACATCTACGTCAAGACCAATATTATCAAGAATTTCTGTAGGAGATGCCATTCTACTGAAATTTTCAAGAAGAGATTGAACTTCTGAATATGTGGCAACAAGAATTTCAATATTTCTGATTCCTAAGAATTTAAGATAATGAATTATTTCCTTATCTATTGGATTGAATGCGGCAATTGAAAGCTGATTTTTATCTTTATCATAATAAACAGGAGCGAATTTCTTTTTTAACATATAGTTATAGGTAATATTAGACATTATTGAATCATCAACATCGATGTTTGTATTAGGGTCAAAAGGTTTGAGATTAAGAAAATTAACAAAAAATTCTTTTATTTTGTTTTCATCTGCTATTTTACTTTCAACCAGGTAAGTTAAGATATCTGTAAAATCTTTTCCTTCTATATTTGGATTATTCCTGACTTTTTCTGCAGGAACTATACCCTGGGATACCATTAGACGAAGAAATGTTAATTTCCTTCTACTTTTAAAATCTACATCTCCCATCTTATATCCTTATAATTTTAGTGTTATCCGCCAATTATTATATAATATTTAGGAAATTTAACAGAAAAAGCCATAGTACAGGAGAAAAGTATTGTTAAAACTAAACAATATAAAGAGAATTCTGATAGCAAATAGAGGGGAAATCGCAGTAAGGGCTATAAGGGCAATAAGAGAGTTAGGCGGCGAAAGTATAGCAATATACTCTGAAGCTGATAAGGATTCTATGCATGTCAAACTGGCAGATTATGCGATATGTATAGGTAAAGCCCCTTCAGATAAGAGTTATTTAAATATTCCTGCTATTTTATC carries:
- a CDS encoding type IV pilus twitching motility protein PilT translates to MEQEKLAFTIDEIARVAIEKDATDIHITAGAPPTIRIDGKITYLSEYPVMYPKDTQKFIYSIMNEKQRRTFEEKNEVDFSIGIKGIGRFRVNVYRQRGSVAAALRRIPYEIKPMEELGLIPSVKGLCHKSMGLVLVTGPTGSGKTTTLASMIDYINTNYPYHIITIEDPIEYLFPHKKSLVAQREVGNDTSSFAIALKYALREDPDVILVGEMRDLETIRAALTAAETGHLVFATLHTNTAIQTINRIINVFPENEQEQIRTELSFVLQGVISQRLLPRIGGGRVLIHEVLIPTTGIRNLIRENKIHQIYGLMQSGQVGTGMQTMNQSIVRAIKEGLITEEDGMKISPEPQELERLLKTLK
- a CDS encoding ATPase, T2SS/T4P/T4SS family; its protein translation is MGDVDFKSRRKLTFLRLMVSQGIVPAEKVRNNPNIEGKDFTDILTYLVESKIADENKIKEFFVNFLNLKPFDPNTNIDVDDSIMSNITYNYMLKKKFAPVYYDKDKNQLSIAAFNPIDKEIIHYLKFLGIRNIEILVATYSEVQSLLENFSRMASPTEILDNIGLDVDVEEEYQHEEEINVNEAIAEAEEAPIVKASRLFIVNAVRQGASDIHIEPFEKELRVRYRIDGILRTVQKLPVSIKDALVARYKIMANLDIAEKRLPQDGRIRVKIDRKPIDLRVSIIPTVYGEKVVMRIQDAQSYLGLKLEDLGFEPDDLEKIRKAIYSPWGMVLVTGPTGSGKTTTLYTALMERNTDDVNISTAEDPVEVSIPGINQVQIKEHIGLTFAEALRSFLRQDPDIILVGEIRDRETAEISIKAALTGHLVFSTLHTNDAPSSITRLIDIGVESFLVGTAVNMIIAQRLVRKLCDYCKQPANYPKEFWTGLGLSEKDVEEGTFFVHKPGGCERCNKTGYRGRTAVHEILEIDDNIRKAILSGANATQLKELAIKNGMRTLYQNALLKVKRGITDIAEVERVLVK